A single genomic interval of Flavihumibacter rivuli harbors:
- a CDS encoding nucleotidyltransferase family protein, producing MQATLVILAAGMASRYGSLKQIQSFGPSGETILEYSIFDAIRSGFKKVVFIIRKDFENDFREIFGKKLEGRIAVDYVFQDLNAFVDGHPVPADRTKPWGTAHAVLCARDAVKDPFAVINADDFYGRDAFEKAYQFLSGDCNEQKYAIIGYDLMKTLSENGTVNRGVCEVDEKGNLSSIAERINISQQDGKIVCDDNREPRELPVHSSVSMNFWCFHPSIFVISEKMFHKFLQDNSANPKAEFFIPIVADEFIKKGMGTIPVIPTSAQWFGVTYKEDAPGVQKSLDELVASGEYPNNLWAS from the coding sequence ATGCAAGCTACCCTTGTTATCCTGGCTGCCGGTATGGCTTCCCGTTATGGAAGCCTGAAGCAGATCCAGTCATTCGGACCCAGTGGTGAAACGATATTGGAATACTCCATTTTTGATGCGATAAGGAGTGGATTTAAGAAAGTGGTATTCATTATCAGGAAGGATTTTGAAAATGATTTCAGGGAGATCTTTGGCAAAAAACTGGAAGGACGGATTGCGGTTGATTATGTCTTCCAGGATTTGAATGCTTTTGTGGATGGCCACCCTGTTCCGGCAGACCGTACCAAGCCTTGGGGTACAGCCCACGCCGTGTTGTGTGCCCGTGATGCCGTAAAAGATCCCTTTGCAGTGATCAATGCCGATGATTTCTATGGCAGGGATGCCTTTGAAAAGGCTTACCAGTTCCTTTCCGGTGATTGCAATGAACAGAAGTATGCCATTATTGGGTACGACCTGATGAAGACACTTTCAGAGAATGGAACAGTGAATCGCGGGGTTTGTGAAGTAGATGAGAAAGGCAACCTGAGTTCGATCGCCGAGCGGATCAACATCTCCCAGCAGGACGGAAAAATAGTTTGTGACGATAATCGTGAGCCAAGGGAATTGCCGGTGCATTCCAGCGTATCCATGAATTTCTGGTGTTTCCATCCCTCCATTTTTGTCATCAGTGAGAAAATGTTCCACAAGTTCCTTCAGGATAATTCGGCCAATCCCAAAGCTGAATTCTTTATTCCGATCGTTGCTGACGAATTTATTAAGAAGGGTATGGGAACCATTCCGGTGATCCCGACATCTGCCCAATGGTTTGGGGTAACTTATAAAGAAGATGCTCCGGGGGTCCAGAAAAGCCTGGATGAGTTGGTTGCTTCGGGCGAATACCCGAATAACCTATGGGCGTCCTGA